The window TGGACCAGACCATCGAGCGCATCAAAGGGGTGATCACCTCGAACGGTGGGCAGATCCAGGAGGTCATCCCCTGGGGTCGCCGCCGTTTCTGTTACCCCATTCGCAAGAAGATGGAAGGGCATTATGTCCTCATGCGGGCGGAGATGCCCGCGCCGGCGACCGCCTCCCTGGAGCGCACGCTGCGCATCACCGAAGAGGTGCTCCGCCACCTCCTGGTCCGTCTGGATGAGGATTGAATGGGGGCGAGGCCGTCTCGTGGATCCGGAGAGAAGAGAAGGGAAGGGCTCCATGCGTGGGCTGAACAAGGTGATGATCATCGGCCAGGTTGGGCGGGATCCGGAGATGCGGTTCACCCCTAACGGGCGCCCTGTGACGACGTTCCCGGTGGCCACCACCCGCACCTGGATCGCCAGCAACGGCGATCGGCGGGAGGAGACGGAATGGTTCAACGTCGTGGCCTGGGGTGGACTGGCGGAGGTCTGCAAGCAGCGCCTGCGCAAAGGCATGTATGTCTATGTGGAAGGGCGCCTGCAGACCCGGGGATGGGAGGACGCGGAGGGCCGCCGGCACTATCGGACGGAGCTGGTGGCCAATGAGATGATCGTGCTGGGGGAAGGTCAAGCCGGCTCGCCATCCTTCGCAGAGGAGGCGGGCGAGGAGGAGAACGCGGAGGAGTTCCCCTTTTAAGCGGGGGATGGATTCGCCAGATCTTTATGCTGGCCGCGAAGAAGATCGCCGGGCATGACCGCGCCCGGGGATGCCCAGATCGCATGGAAGGAGGTTCGCCTTGACGGAAGATCGGAAGGAGATCGAAACACCACGCGCGGAGGCGGTGGAAGCGGCGGTGGAGAGCGCCGCCCCGGCTCCGGCGCCCGCGGCCCCGGCGAAGGCCGCGCCGACGCGCCGCTACGCGCAGCCACCCCGGCTGTGCTATTTCTGTGTCGAGCGGGTGGCCATCGATTACAAGAACGTCGATCTGCTGCGCCGGTTCGTGAACGATCGCGCGCGCATCAAGCCGCGCCGACAGACCGGCACCTGCGCCAAGCATCAGCGACGCCTCTCCGTGGCCATCAAGCGGGCGCGCCATCTGGGGCTCCTGCCCTTCACCGCCGAGCACGTCCGCAAGTATGGCTGGGGCGGTCCCTGAACGCCTGCGGAAGCCCGGGGCCCCATGGGCCCTCCGGCATCTCCGGCATGCTCCCCCGGCCGCGCGACCGAGCGCCGGGCCGGGGGAGTTTATGGGTGCATCCTCCGAGCGCTCCTGAGGCGAGGGTATGGCCCGGAAACCGAGCAGCATCAACCGCAAGGCCCTCTCCCGGGCGGAACAGGAAGCTCGCCTGCAGCGGATTCTTCTGCTCGCCGCCGGCGGGGTCGTCCTGCTCGCCCTGCTGATCATCGTAGGGGGATGGGTTTATGAGCAGGCCATCTGGCCGGAACAGCCGGTGGCGACTGTGGACGGCCAGCCCATCTCAACCCGGGAGTTCCAGAAGCGATTCCGGTTCGCGCGGGCCGCGTTGCAACAGCAGGCCGCTTTCCTTCAGCAGGAGATCGCGGCGCTGGACCCCAACGATCCCACCCAGGGCACCATCGCGGCCATCTACCGGCAGCAGCTGAACCAGATCAACCTGCAGCTCGAGGACCCCGTGGTCCTGGGCCGGGCGGTCCTCCAGCAGATGATCGACGAGCGGCTGATCCGCCAGGAGGCCGAACGGCGGGGGATCCGGGTTTCGCCGGAGGCGGTGGACCGGGAGATCGAGCGGCGCTTCGGGTTTTTCCGGGAAACGCCCACGCCGGCGGCCTCCCCGACACCCCCGGCCACCCCTCCCGTTGGGACCGTCCTCACCGGCACCCCTACGGCGACCCCATTTCCCACGCCCACGCCGATGTCGGAAGCCAGCTTCCGGGCCCTTTACGCGGCGCGGCTCAAGCAATGGGGGGAGCTGGGGATCACGGAGGCGGACTACCGGGCCATGGTGGAGGCCGATTTGCTGGAGCAGCAGCTCCGGGAGGCCTTCGCCCGGGAGGTGCCGACCCACGAGGAGCAGGTGAACGTCCGTCTGATCACCGCGGAGACCCCGGAGCTGGCCGGCGAGCTGCGCCGTCGGATTGAGCGCGAGGGGTTCGATCCGGTATTTGAGGAGGTGAAGGCGGGCAAGGTGGTGAGCGCCACCGCCCTGGATGCGGGCTGGACCCCGGTGGGCGGGCTGGGGCCGCTATATGGGGCGGAGCTGGAGAAGATCGTCTTCGCCACGCCGGTTCTTTCGACGACCCCGGTGATCACCTCGCCCTTGGGTTTTCACATCGCCTTCGTGGCCGGCCGCGAGGATCGGGAGCTGGCGCCCGGCTATCTGCAGGCCCGCCAGCAACAGGCCTTCGAGGACTGGCTCCAGCGCCAGCGCAACGATCCGACCCGCGTTCGCTATTTCGACTGGCAGAACCGCATCCCCCGCCAGAGCCTCAGGGGGACGGACTCCCGGCGGTAGAAGCGGGCCTCTCCGGCAAGAAGGTGCGGATTGAAATCCCCTCCTTCGGCCGCATCATCGATCGCCACGCCCTCCGCGATATGCCGGGCGGTCACGGTGGTTTCCAGGAAACGAATGGAGAAGGCCGGAGAGCAAAACGCCCCGGGTCCCCAAGGCCCGGGGCGTTGCGTGGAGCAGAGGCGGCGGTGGGAATCGAACCCACGTCTGGGGTTTTGCAGACCCCCGCCTGGGCCACTCGGCTACGCCGCCACAGAGCGGGCGACGGGACTCGAACCCGCGACCTCCTCCATGGCAAGGAGGCGCTCCACCAGCTGAGCTACGCCCGCCTGTAGTGCCGAGAGGCGGAGTCGAACCGCCGACCCCCCGGTTTTCAGCCGGGTGCTCTACCAACTGAGCTATCTCGGCCCTTTCCACAAAGAATATGTAACACGGGTGGGGAGGTTTGTCAAGGTTCCCCGCCCGATGCCCTGAGGAGAAGGGGCGGCCGGACCCCTGGACGGGGATCAGGCCGCGCTTACCTCCTCCCGGACGAAGCATTCGAGGATGTCGCCCACGGCGAAGTCGTGGAATCCCTCCAGCCCGACGCCGCACTCATACCCGGCCCGCACCTCGGTCACATCGTCCTTATAGCGCTTAAGGGAAGCGATGCGGCCCTCATGGATCTTCTGGCCCCCTCGCAGGACCCGCACCAGGGCGTTGCGGCGGATCTCCCCGTCCCGGACGTAGCAGCCGGCGACCTGGCCGCCCTTCACCTTGAAGACCTGGCGGACCTCTGCGTGGCCGAGGATCCGCTCCTGGATGGTGGGAGCCAGCATCCCCTTCAGGGCCTTCTCCAGATCCTCCTCGATGTGATAGATCACGGAATACACCCGGATGTCCACCCCTTCGCTCTCAGCCAGTCGTTTCGCGGCCGCGTCCACCGGGACATTGAACCCGATGATGATGGCGTCCGAGGCCGCGGCCAGGGTCACATCCGAAACGCTGATCTCACCGGCGTCGGCGTGGAGGATGTTCAGCTGAAGCTGATCTTTAGCGTGCCGCTCCACCAGCCGCTGTAGAAGGCCCACGATGGGCTCGATGGAGCCCTGAACGTCCGTCTTGATGATCACATTGAACTCCCGGACCTTCCCGGCCTGCATCCGGCGGTAAAGGTCCTCCAGGCTCATCCGCCGGACCTGGCGCTGGCGCTGGCGCTCCGCCGCCCGGCGCTCGGCGAGCTCCCGGGCCTGGCGCTCGCTCTCCACCACCTCGAACAGATCTCCCGCCTCTGGCACGTCCGAGAGCCCCAGCACCTCCACCGGGGTGGAGGGCGGCGCCTTCTTCAGCGGGCGGCCGCGGTCATCGAACATCGCGCGGACGCGACCGTAGGTCGCGCCGGCCACGATGATGTCGCCCTGCTTCAGGGTGCCGTTCTGGACCAGGAGGGTGGCCACCGGCCCCCGCCGGTCGACCCGGGCGTCGATCACCGTGCCCACCGCCGGGCGGTCCGGGTTCGCTTTGATCTCCCGGGTCTCGGCCACCAGCAGGATCGCCTCCAGCAGGTCCTCGATGCCGATGCGCTGCTTGGCCGAGACCTTCACCACGATGGTGTCGCCGCCATACTCCTGAGGGACCAAGCCGAGCTCGGCGAGCTGGCTCATGACCCGTTCGACGTTGGCCGTGGGCTTGTCGATCTTGTTGAGGGCCACGATGATCGGCAGGCGGGCGGCCCGGGCGTGGGCCAGGGCCTCCCGGGTCTGGGGCATCACCCCATCGTCGGCAGCCACCACCAGCACCGCGATGTCCGTGACCTGGGCGCCCCGGGCCCGCATCTGGGTGAAGGCCTCGTGGCCCGGCGTGTCCAGGAAAGTGATCTTGCGCCCGTTGTATTCCACCTGATAGGCGCCAATGCGCTGGGTGATCTGCCCCACCTCCTGGGCCGCTACGTTGGTGCGCCGGATGGCATCCAGCAGGGCGGTCTTCCCGTGATCCACATGCCCGAGGACCACCACCACCGGCGGCCGCGGCTTGAGCTTGGAGGGATCCTCCCCGGCGTAGAGGCGTTGCCATAGCAGCGAAGGGCCTTCCTCCTCCACCGCCTCGGGAGGGCGCTGCTCCCGGGGCTCAAAGCCGAACTCGTGGGCCACCAGGGCAGCGGTCTCGTAATCGATGCGCTGATTGATGCTGGCCATGATGCCGTTGTGCATCAGGACCTTGATGACATCGATGGGGCTGACCGACATCAAGGCGGCCAGCTCGCGCACCGTGATGGTCGCCGGGATCTCGATCTCCTTCCGACCGTTCTGCCGCATCCCCTCCTCCTTTCATAAGCCCTGAATCGCGCCCGGCCCCTTCGAGGGCCGGGCCATGCGGTGATCTCCGTCATCCAGCCGGTCCGCTCCTCACGGAACACCGGCACGAAAACCGGCACGGTGGCCCAGGCCGACCGTGCCGGCGGATCCGGGAGGCCTCACAAGCCGGGGAGCGCCCGGCTCGCGCGATGCCCCGCTCCGGGTCACATCAATCCTCTTCCTCCGGCAGGGTCGAGGCGTAGGCCACCAGGGCCATCCGATCCTCCTCCGGCATCGCCTCGATCCGCAGGGCATGCTCCAGGCGCCCGTCCTTCAGAGCGCGCTCCCAGCAGGAACGACGGGGGTGCAGATACGCCCCCCGACCGGATTTCTTGCCGGTGGGATCGATCTGCACGCGGCCCTCCGGCGTGCGGACGATGCGGATCATCTCCCGCTTCGCCTGCACCTGCCGGCAGCCCACGCATGTGCGCTGTGGGATGTGTTTCCGGACCATCGCGCTCCGCTCCGGATCGCGCCGATCTCCATCCGCTCATGATGTGAAGATCCGATCCACCCCGATCTCAAACCCCTCCAGCAGCCGGGAGCGAGCCCGCTGGCCTGACCCCCACTTCCCAACGAGCTCATACGCGCCGCTTTCCAGCCCGTAGATCTCCACGGTTCGGGCCTCCGGGTCCACGATCCAGTATTCCCGCACCCCCGCCCGGGCATACTCCACAAACTTCTCCACCCGATCCGTCCGACGGGTGGCCGGGGAGGTCACCTCCACTACGAGATCGGGAACCCCGCAGGCCTGCTCTCCGATGCGATCCATGTGCTCGCGAGCGATGAAAAAGACGTCCGGCTCCCGGATCTTGCCCGCCCACAATCGGACGGGGAGGGGAGCGAAGCGCACTACACCCAACCGGCGTTCCTGCACAAAGGCATGGAGGGCCAGGAAGATGTTCTGCAACGCCGTCTGATGGCTGTATGTCGGGTGCGGCGGCACCACCAGCCTCCCCTCCGAGAGCTCCACGATCCGATTGCGCTCCGGGAGCATGAAGTATTCCTCCTCCGTCCACTGTCCCGGAGGAGGATAAAGCTCCGCCACCTCAATCGTCCGCGCCCGCTTCCCCAGGCCTTTCATTCCGGCGCCTTCCCGGCCTTCTCGCGCTCACACCCCCGAAAGGATCCGCGTCAAGCACGCCGCCGCAGGCGGCAAGAGATCCGGCTCCCGCACCACGTCTAAGAGCCCCCGAAGAGGAGGATGAGCTCCTTCTGCGGACCCACCACCACAACCCGCATGGGCCTTACTCCTCCAGCCAGTCCCGCACCCGGCCGCCGCGCATGCGTCGCAACCAGGTCTCATCCTCGAAGTCCACCTCGTAGCGGACCCGCCGGCGCTCCTTCGCCTTCCCCGCCTTCTTCCGCCGGCGGCGTTCCTCTTCCTCTTTCTCCTCATCTTCGTCCGCATCCTCTCCCAGCACCGCTTCGGCTTCAACCTCCACTTCCACCCCACCCGGTTCGGGTTCGGGGACCCCGAAGGGCTCCGGGAGCGCCTCCGGGACGGAGAGCGCTTCGGCAGGCTCCGGGGTCGCCTCCCGGGCGTCCGGAGCGGGCTCCGGGAGGACGACCGGCTCCGGCTCTGAAGCGGAGGCCGCCTGCACCGCGACCGGTTCCGGCTCCGGGGACGGGGCGGCCTCTGCGACCGCCTCCGGGAGCTCCTCGGCGGC is drawn from Thermoflexus hugenholtzii and contains these coding sequences:
- the rpsF gene encoding 30S ribosomal protein S6; translated protein: MLIQPAPRIRPYELMVVLDPDLSPEQLDQTIERIKGVITSNGGQIQEVIPWGRRRFCYPIRKKMEGHYVLMRAEMPAPATASLERTLRITEEVLRHLLVRLDED
- the rnpM gene encoding RNase P modulator RnpM encodes the protein MVRKHIPQRTCVGCRQVQAKREMIRIVRTPEGRVQIDPTGKKSGRGAYLHPRRSCWERALKDGRLEHALRIEAMPEEDRMALVAYASTLPEEED
- the rpsR gene encoding 30S ribosomal protein S18, which encodes MTEDRKEIETPRAEAVEAAVESAAPAPAPAAPAKAAPTRRYAQPPRLCYFCVERVAIDYKNVDLLRRFVNDRARIKPRRQTGTCAKHQRRLSVAIKRARHLGLLPFTAEHVRKYGWGGP
- a CDS encoding Uma2 family endonuclease, which codes for MKGLGKRARTIEVAELYPPPGQWTEEEYFMLPERNRIVELSEGRLVVPPHPTYSHQTALQNIFLALHAFVQERRLGVVRFAPLPVRLWAGKIREPDVFFIAREHMDRIGEQACGVPDLVVEVTSPATRRTDRVEKFVEYARAGVREYWIVDPEARTVEIYGLESGAYELVGKWGSGQRARSRLLEGFEIGVDRIFTS
- a CDS encoding SurA N-terminal domain-containing protein, with product MARKPSSINRKALSRAEQEARLQRILLLAAGGVVLLALLIIVGGWVYEQAIWPEQPVATVDGQPISTREFQKRFRFARAALQQQAAFLQQEIAALDPNDPTQGTIAAIYRQQLNQINLQLEDPVVLGRAVLQQMIDERLIRQEAERRGIRVSPEAVDREIERRFGFFRETPTPAASPTPPATPPVGTVLTGTPTATPFPTPTPMSEASFRALYAARLKQWGELGITEADYRAMVEADLLEQQLREAFAREVPTHEEQVNVRLITAETPELAGELRRRIEREGFDPVFEEVKAGKVVSATALDAGWTPVGGLGPLYGAELEKIVFATPVLSTTPVITSPLGFHIAFVAGREDRELAPGYLQARQQQAFEDWLQRQRNDPTRVRYFDWQNRIPRQSLRGTDSRR
- a CDS encoding single-stranded DNA-binding protein, with translation MRGLNKVMIIGQVGRDPEMRFTPNGRPVTTFPVATTRTWIASNGDRREETEWFNVVAWGGLAEVCKQRLRKGMYVYVEGRLQTRGWEDAEGRRHYRTELVANEMIVLGEGQAGSPSFAEEAGEEENAEEFPF
- the infB gene encoding translation initiation factor IF-2, with amino-acid sequence MRQNGRKEIEIPATITVRELAALMSVSPIDVIKVLMHNGIMASINQRIDYETAALVAHEFGFEPREQRPPEAVEEEGPSLLWQRLYAGEDPSKLKPRPPVVVVLGHVDHGKTALLDAIRRTNVAAQEVGQITQRIGAYQVEYNGRKITFLDTPGHEAFTQMRARGAQVTDIAVLVVAADDGVMPQTREALAHARAARLPIIVALNKIDKPTANVERVMSQLAELGLVPQEYGGDTIVVKVSAKQRIGIEDLLEAILLVAETREIKANPDRPAVGTVIDARVDRRGPVATLLVQNGTLKQGDIIVAGATYGRVRAMFDDRGRPLKKAPPSTPVEVLGLSDVPEAGDLFEVVESERQARELAERRAAERQRQRQVRRMSLEDLYRRMQAGKVREFNVIIKTDVQGSIEPIVGLLQRLVERHAKDQLQLNILHADAGEISVSDVTLAAASDAIIIGFNVPVDAAAKRLAESEGVDIRVYSVIYHIEEDLEKALKGMLAPTIQERILGHAEVRQVFKVKGGQVAGCYVRDGEIRRNALVRVLRGGQKIHEGRIASLKRYKDDVTEVRAGYECGVGLEGFHDFAVGDILECFVREEVSAA